In the genome of Channa argus isolate prfri chromosome 8, Channa argus male v1.0, whole genome shotgun sequence, the window TGCCACAGGAGGCCTGGTCATTCAATTTTACTCGAATCAAATCAAAGTAAATTTGATCTAGTGTTAGTGTTTTAGCTGTGACTGATTGTTTCAATAAATCAACACTACCTGAGACAGTGTGTTATTGATGTGTTCTGCTCCACATCCACAGAGAGATCTAGAAAATCCTCATCTTTGCTGCTTACCTGTCAAAGAGAGGAGGGAAGAGACATTGAGGTAACTAAACTGTGATTTTCTGTGCCTGAGTCAGTGAGGCTAATCCTGCTGTGCTGTGACACAGAATCCACCCGCCTGCAGCTGCTCTTTGAAATGCTTATTATACAGAATGGCTTTTTGTGTCTGCACAGTGCAGAGCCATGGTGTGTGCAGGGGTTGTTCGGGGTAACCCATCCCACTACACATCCTTACAACTGTGAGGACAAAGACTCTTGCAGCCCTGATGTAAAGTGGGTGGTCAGTGTTCACGGCATCACTGTTTTGCCTTATTCAGACTTATTCAGGAGAAATCTCATCTTCAGGGTGAAGCAAGGGCCTGCAGCTGTGCACAGGTAACAAGATATAcactacaaataaaataaaaagagccaCACCCACACACCGTTTCACAGTTGAGGCAGCGGGTCTCGTTGGTCAGTGTGCCTTGGAAGATATCATGAACCCATGTGGGCTCCGTCTTGTTCTCAGTCTCAGTCTCCGCGTTGACAGCGGTACCGTTGTTCTTGAGGCGTCCATTCTGCTTTTCCTGCTTCTTTTCCTCCTGCAGGATGTCAGCCACTGTGTTCAGCAGGTAGTTGAGAAATTCATGGGCATCCTGCTGCATGTAGTTGTCGAACAGATCTGCAGAGAGATAAGGTAACGGACTTACAGTGATatatatacagtgtatatatggtgtatatatacacactgaaTGGGTAAAGTGTTATaaaagtgcagactatttaccattcaattattattattttagatcataatacatttgtaataattacattaaaataataaattgagaACTGGTTCACAAGCACTGAACAAGCCAGCTTCAGAAAGAATTTCTGTCCAGAGTTAGAAAGTCAAAAGGCTTCACTGATGGTATTAGCATCTACTCATACTCCTGTTTTGACAGGTCTGTATGTCAGGGGGGGGAAACTGAGAAGTGGCAGATCAGCGAGGGAGAAAGTGAGTCgggttaaataataaaaaaaaaaaaaaagcctagaGCCAAAGCTGGTCTAACAGCGATTGCTTTGTTCAGTCACACAAAGAGCTTCCCTCAATATGAACGGCGGAGACAGAACATTCAGGCCTGTCTGTCAGCTCTACTCTTTGAGTGACCTTACCACCAACATGCACCTGCCCTTCACCTCGCTCAGACATTCAGACCACATTAAAGCCAACACAAACCATACACCTCcactctctgtttgtgtgtgtagagaaCAGCACTTTAtggtgcaaaataaaaaaggaaacaataagATTTTTAAACAGGTGTTTTGATTAGATTCCTCAACGTGCTCAATGTCAGACAGCAagtcacacagaaaaaacaagatgCTTTAATGTCACGCAAATTAAgtttaaagagaaagaaaggcagAAGCGTCAAGCATGTGCAATGCAGCGACACTGAGACTGACTAACCTACATGGCAAAAGTTTCCATTGCAGTGTTTCCCCTGTATGCATGAGGCCTGCTGGTGAAACTTCCCATGGTTCATTACTCATAACAACGAAACCCTGTGCAGCTAACAGGGCCCAGCGTGAAAAGAAGGAAACCTTGTCACATTCCCCGCAAACATACACCGACAGCATTAGCACTCTTTAGAAGTCCAAACATAGCTGCTCACAAGTGTGCCGATATATTTTAGAGTTCAGTTTGTATGTCTTTTGTAGGGGAAGTTGACATGTACAACCGAATACAACACACAGActataaaaaatacatgtcCCAGTAACACAGCCCACAGACATTGTGAGCAAGTTCTAAGCTCTGGCTCAAATTCTTGACTTACAAAAATAATCTGGAAGAATTACATCAGACGTGCTCTCACCATTCTCCTTCCGTAGGCGCGAGATGAACTTCTTGGGTGGGATGACGcccactttctttttctgcGTGGCGATGGAGTGGAACAGGTCGGCCAGGCATGTGAGCAggttctccttcttcttctgctgaGCTTTGTAGGCCAGCACGTTCTCCCGGAAAGGCCGGCAGAAGTAGAGGGCCTGGAGCACTGAGTTACAGTAACAAGTGTTTCCAAACTGACAAAGGAAATGGGGTGAACAAACAGGAGGAAGCCAAGAAGTTACAGTccatgatttttctttttaatatcatTTATATTAGCTGCTGGAAAAACACCACTGCCTTCTATTGTTTCCATTCATTTGTCAGACACTGCATATGAGGCGTTGAGGTGTTTATGTGAAGGTCATATAAAATCAGAACATCCATTTATTGGGCAACAGActcacaaacaacaaacaactgtCACCTTCTAACCAGCTGTCCACTAGTGGACATGACTCACCGGGGACTCgcagctgtttgttttgaaaaatgaaaccaGTGTTTTTGGCTGTGACCTCTGTTAATGTATGAGAGGATTTAATGATACTCACATTGACCAATCCAAAGTAGTGTTCATTGATTGGGAATTGCTCCGGGCCGATGTCTTTCTCCAGAGCAGAGGCATTGGTGCCCTGAagagacaaaacagagaaagacgAGAACGTGCATTTAGCTGAtgtcatcatcaccatcatctcaCGTAACAGtttgcatatttgtgtttatggAAAATCATGGACCTAAAATGAAACCTAATTTGTTTAGtctagtttgtttctttttagccgaattaaaatggaaatgtttacAATATTAAGGAGCGGCAACAGGCTGCTCAAGCTAAGGGATAAACCAACATGACAGGCCTCTTtttgataaatatatatttataaagatAATCCTTTCTTTTTAGGGGCTGAGGTTCCCACAGAAAGTActtatgtaaaagaaaacaacttcctgtcaaagaagaaaaaggataTGGTCTAAAAAGACGGAACCATGTCAAAAGTTACAAAAGTGACTGCTGAGACAGACCACTTATCTCTTGTCAGACCTCAAAGCTTTTCTAAATGAACCAAAGCTTTGTTGAGCGAACATAGAAGACAGTTTAATTCAGGGAGGCCTTGGACTTCCAAGGACTGTCATTTCCCTCTGTCAAAGCAGACTGTGAATACCTCTTTGTCTGATTACCCGCTTCCAGTctgacagcagcacacacactcaagcacaCACTGACTGCACGCATCCAAACGAATCCTTCCTTTGTTGGAAATCTTACAATGCAAGTGTTGGCCTTCATTCTACCAATGTGGAGAGAGACGGTGTGAAACGTTAGGTGAAGTTTGTCGATAGTGAACCTGACAATATGTAataatttacacaaaaacagagaaagatgaAATATCTATCGAAACCATACAGAAACCTGATGCTGCATTCTGACATCTGAGCTGCTCATTTAAACAGCAGACTGCTGCGTTATTTATTTACAAGGACAAAATACTTCATACTCAAACCAGGACAAGGTGAAGGTTTGTTAgcagaacaaaagaaaatgagaaggaTCTTGACACCCACGCTACTATAACCACTTGCTTtgtattaaaatttatttttattatgtagtTGGAAACATTACACAAAAGCCTTGTCCTTTGTGTAAGGTTCaatttaactgaaaaataaaggaCTAAAGTTTTGTTTATCCAATGCAACTgctgaacacagttcactgcaTTAAACATCAGTTTGAATCTCATCCATATTGTAATAGATACACATGTAAATAAAGTCGGAGTTGATTTAAGTGACAGGACTATTTAGGCAACAATTTAAaactatttgttatttttagttaAGCTGGTcacatactttttaaaatgttgatgtgTGAGGTGTATTTAGTGTCCTTTAATGGCAGAGAAATTTTGGGGGGCTTAGCATTGATGGTAAACTAAAACAATTTAACCGAAGATACTGGTAATTCTTTATTTCAAGGGtcctttgtttttcagattgttTCCTGGAAATGTTCCTCATACTTTACTAAAAATTAGTTATCAATTACACAGTTAATGGCTAAATATTCATGACTTTGAGCTGCCGTATGTTAACCAGTTCATAATCAGTAAATACGGATATAGTCattgttttgttgcattttaattgAATGGCACATTGTTTTTAGCTGCATTTGAACTTAACTTTCAAACTGATGCCGTTTTCTTACAAACTGAacctgtttaataaaaaaaaactaattttctttctaatcccaaatgacaaattatttttgtattaagaCTTTCTAGGACATTGATGTCTGTTTATAAAGCGATGTAGTACATAATTTCCTGTTTTCAAATTTAACAAGCGGGTTCATAACTGGAGCAACTTACATTGTTTCTTTGTAGCTCATCAATTCTGTGCACCTTGTATGTTAATTAACAAATAAGTACCAGCAAATATTTAGGAAactattaggaaacattccaggAAATTATCTGGGAAATAAAGGGCCTGTAAAATTACCATTTAGGAAGATATCATCTTGAGCTCCTAGAAGGTATAATGGCCACTTTtccaacaaaaacaccaaacattTGCTGGCTCCAGCTTCTGAAAAGTAAAGTCTTTcgtgcatttcttttttataggTTCTCATTTGAACTGTATCAGCCACTCCTGCTGCAGGCTGTAGAAACCTCCTGCACAAAGGGACTGACTTGCACACACTTAATCTATTTAAACTCATCTTTTCTTAAACTGTGCTACCACTTTTTCTCAGGAGGGTCGTATTAGGCAGCAGTTCTGTAAAATACAtgatataaatgtacatttacatttacaaatgtacaaCTCCAGGTACAGATACTCTCTACTGTACACTGACATTACTGCCCCTTCTAAATTGGGAAGGCCAGTGGCATTAAGCAGAAACATTACGTCTGTTCTTACCAAATGTTCACTGTCCCTgaacacaacataaacacagattaGTGCTCTCTGCCACCAGGAACTAACCAGTCCTCTGCAGCAGCACCACATTATGCAATCACAGCAGGCTGCTCCATTCACTTGTCAGTCACCGGTGACAGCTTTACAAATTGCACATTGTGTTGATCTCTACGAGCTGCAACGCGTAATGTCAACAATACCAGGAGGAAGCAACGTGTCAGCTTATACGACACCTTCGTATCCTTGGCCTGTAAGACACGGGCACCCGCTAAAGTGAATCATTTTAAAGTTGTGAGCACAGACTGATTTACTGAGCAGCCTGAAAAGCGCCTTCAgcctgcacagtgtgtgtgtgtgtgtgtgtgcgtgtgcgtgtgtgtgtgcgtgcagagGACGCGACTCACACATGTACATCACACATGTTCAGCAGCGGCTGCAGGAGGATCGATAGCAACATACACAACCAACGGCTTACTCACCATATTACAAATGGAGGCGATATTTCTGACAGTCATTTAGTTTACAGTGTCCCTCTCACCGCCATCTTcatgaaataaacatgatttCAAAGCCAGGCGACGCTGAGAAATGAAGTTAATTCGCAGCCGCCGCCGGAGGCCGGACTGCAAACCCCAAGCGTCAGAAAGCAGGCAGAGACACACGGAGCAGCATGCAGCCAGCAGGGAACGGAGGGTCAAGCTGAGCTCAGTGTCTGCACGGCTTCATCCTCATACACATTCCAAAAA includes:
- the usp46 gene encoding ubiquitin carboxyl-terminal hydrolase 46 isoform X2 — its product is MTVRNIASICNMGTNASALEKDIGPEQFPINEHYFGLVNFGNTCYCNSVLQALYFCRPFRENVLAYKAQQKKKENLLTCLADLFHSIATQKKKVGVIPPKKFISRLRKENDLFDNYMQQDAHEFLNYLLNTVADILQEEKKQEKQNGRLKNNGTAVNAETETENKTEPTWVHDIFQGTLTNETRCLNCETVSSKDEDFLDLSVDVEQNTSITHCLRDFSNTETLCSEYKYYCETCCSKQEAQKRMRVKKLPMILALHLKRFKYMEQLHRYTKLSYRVVFPLELRLFNTSGDAVNLDRMYDLVAVVVHCGSGPNRGHYITIVKSHGFWLLFDDDIVEKIDAQAIEEFYGLTSDISKNSESGYILFYQSRE
- the usp46 gene encoding ubiquitin carboxyl-terminal hydrolase 46 isoform X1; the protein is MMVMMTSAKCTFSSFSVLSLQGTNASALEKDIGPEQFPINEHYFGLVNFGNTCYCNSVLQALYFCRPFRENVLAYKAQQKKKENLLTCLADLFHSIATQKKKVGVIPPKKFISRLRKENDLFDNYMQQDAHEFLNYLLNTVADILQEEKKQEKQNGRLKNNGTAVNAETETENKTEPTWVHDIFQGTLTNETRCLNCETVSSKDEDFLDLSVDVEQNTSITHCLRDFSNTETLCSEYKYYCETCCSKQEAQKRMRVKKLPMILALHLKRFKYMEQLHRYTKLSYRVVFPLELRLFNTSGDAVNLDRMYDLVAVVVHCGSGPNRGHYITIVKSHGFWLLFDDDIVEKIDAQAIEEFYGLTSDISKNSESGYILFYQSRE